A single Gemmatimonadota bacterium DNA region contains:
- the polA gene encoding DNA polymerase I, whose protein sequence is MADKTLYLLDGMALVYRGHFALIRSPRMTSKGLNTSSLFVFANTLLDILGNTQPSHLAVVFDTPEPTFRDEIYKEYKAQREKMPEDISGALPYIDQMCEAFNVPVIRKPGYEADDVIGTLAKEAEKFGFTTYMVTPDKDYAQLVSNKTFISKPGRTGDGAEILGVPEILEQWEIERVDQVIDMLGLMGDSSDNVPGVPGIGPKTAQKLIAQYDSVEGLLDHVDELKGKQKENVETYREQALLSKELVTIHLNVPLDFGLDDLAVKTRDEQKLKTLFAELEFSTLGKRLFGNDFNIDQQQISLFGDETAVAGVSTHKTIADVEHTYHLVDTPEKRAALIEKLAQQKAFCFDTETTGLNPRTCEMLGIAFSFQPHTGYYVPMPEDPDKNKTVLEEFRGILENPNTEKIGHNLKFDLAVLLWQGIRVQGLAFDTMLAAYVTAPEMRRGMDSLSLALLGYEPIKIESLIGEKEKGKEQKTLREVPLDKVAEYAAEDADITLQLSEALRPKIKEMGQTRVFEDIECPLVSVLAQMEYEGIRMEASVIEALSEDLQDELVAIRQRIYDLAGETFNLNSPKQLGDILFEKLKLDPNARRTAKTKQYQTGESILQRLAYKHEIVEQILEYRTYSKLKSTYLDMLPGAVFKGTGHIHTHYEQAVTATGRLQSHGPNLQNIPIRTEKGREIRKAFVPRNENYTLLSADYSQIELRVAAELSRDEEMHRAFREGLDIHAATAMKIYGLDERDVTDDMRRQAKTVNFGIIYGISAFGLAQRLNIPRFEAGNLIEQYFEQFPGAKKYMDDTIDFAREHGYVETMTGRRRYLRDIHSRNATTRKSAERNAINSRIQGTAADMIKIAMRRVQDALFERDLKTRMLLQVHDELVFDMHKDEADIAMPLIEDAMKNALPMSVPIVVEMGMGNTWLEAH, encoded by the coding sequence ATGGCAGACAAAACCCTGTATTTATTAGACGGCATGGCACTGGTCTATCGAGGACATTTTGCGCTGATACGCAGTCCGAGGATGACATCAAAAGGACTGAACACCTCGTCGTTATTCGTTTTTGCCAATACCCTATTGGATATTTTGGGCAACACACAACCCTCGCATTTGGCCGTGGTCTTCGACACGCCAGAACCGACATTTCGGGACGAGATATACAAAGAATACAAGGCACAACGAGAAAAAATGCCCGAAGACATAAGTGGCGCGCTGCCCTACATCGACCAAATGTGTGAAGCGTTCAACGTGCCCGTCATCCGCAAACCGGGTTATGAAGCCGACGACGTAATCGGCACACTGGCAAAAGAAGCTGAAAAATTCGGGTTTACAACATATATGGTAACCCCTGATAAAGACTACGCACAACTCGTCTCAAATAAAACATTCATCAGCAAACCCGGACGCACGGGCGACGGTGCTGAGATCCTGGGCGTTCCAGAGATACTGGAACAATGGGAAATTGAGCGCGTAGATCAGGTAATCGACATGCTGGGGCTAATGGGCGATTCGAGTGATAATGTGCCGGGCGTACCGGGCATAGGGCCAAAAACCGCACAAAAATTGATCGCGCAGTACGACAGTGTGGAGGGATTGCTCGATCACGTCGATGAATTGAAAGGCAAACAAAAAGAAAATGTAGAGACATATAGAGAACAGGCTCTGCTGTCAAAGGAACTGGTCACCATCCACCTCAACGTACCGTTGGACTTTGGATTAGATGATCTCGCAGTGAAAACACGAGACGAACAAAAATTGAAAACCCTGTTCGCAGAATTGGAATTCAGCACACTGGGCAAACGGCTATTTGGAAATGATTTTAATATAGATCAGCAACAAATCTCGCTCTTCGGCGATGAAACAGCGGTAGCGGGCGTATCAACACACAAAACCATTGCGGATGTCGAACACACATATCACCTCGTGGATACCCCGGAAAAGCGCGCAGCATTGATCGAAAAATTGGCACAGCAAAAGGCGTTTTGTTTTGATACAGAAACAACGGGACTAAACCCGAGAACGTGTGAAATGCTCGGTATCGCCTTTTCATTTCAACCACACACGGGATATTACGTACCAATGCCAGAAGACCCGGATAAAAATAAGACCGTATTGGAAGAATTCCGCGGAATTTTGGAAAATCCGAACACCGAGAAAATCGGACACAATCTCAAATTTGACCTCGCCGTATTATTGTGGCAAGGCATCAGAGTTCAGGGACTGGCTTTTGATACCATGCTCGCCGCTTATGTGACCGCACCCGAAATGCGTCGCGGCATGGATTCTCTGTCGCTGGCATTACTGGGATATGAACCCATTAAAATTGAGTCTTTAATCGGCGAAAAAGAAAAGGGCAAAGAACAAAAAACCCTGCGCGAAGTCCCCCTGGACAAAGTAGCAGAATACGCAGCCGAAGATGCGGACATCACCTTGCAACTGTCCGAAGCTCTGCGCCCCAAAATCAAAGAAATGGGACAAACGCGCGTATTTGAAGACATAGAATGCCCGCTGGTATCTGTACTGGCGCAAATGGAATACGAAGGCATTCGCATGGAAGCATCTGTAATCGAAGCACTTTCGGAAGACCTGCAGGATGAATTAGTCGCCATCCGACAGCGCATTTACGACCTGGCTGGTGAAACATTTAATTTAAACTCCCCCAAGCAATTGGGCGATATCCTATTTGAAAAATTGAAACTCGATCCCAATGCGCGGCGCACAGCTAAGACAAAGCAATATCAAACAGGGGAATCAATTTTGCAGCGGTTGGCTTATAAACACGAAATAGTAGAACAAATTTTGGAATATCGAACATATTCAAAACTGAAATCCACCTATCTGGATATGTTGCCGGGCGCGGTATTTAAGGGTACCGGACACATCCACACGCACTACGAGCAGGCCGTCACAGCCACCGGGCGGTTGCAATCGCATGGACCAAATCTACAAAATATTCCCATTCGCACGGAAAAGGGACGCGAAATTCGCAAAGCCTTTGTACCTCGCAATGAAAATTACACGCTCTTGTCAGCAGACTATTCGCAGATAGAATTGCGCGTAGCGGCTGAACTGAGTCGCGATGAAGAGATGCACAGAGCATTTCGAGAAGGCCTGGATATCCATGCGGCAACCGCAATGAAAATTTACGGATTGGACGAACGCGATGTAACCGACGACATGCGCCGGCAGGCAAAAACTGTAAACTTTGGCATTATTTATGGAATTTCTGCCTTTGGTCTGGCGCAACGCCTGAATATTCCGAGATTTGAAGCCGGTAATTTAATCGAGCAATATTTTGAGCAATTTCCCGGCGCAAAAAAGTACATGGATGACACCATTGACTTTGCGCGAGAACACGGATATGTGGAAACCATGACGGGACGCAGGCGATATCTGCGGGATATCCACTCGCGCAATGCCACCACGCGCAAAAGTGCCGAGCGCAACGCAATCAACTCGCGGATTCAGGGCACAGCGGCCGACATGATTAAAATTGCGATGCGCCGCGTCCAGGATGCCTTGTTTGAACGGGACTTAAAAACGCGCATGCTGCTACAAGTACACGACGAACTCGTCTTTGACATGCACAAAGACGAAGCCGATATCGCGATGCCCCTAATCGAAGACGCGATGAAGAATGCCCTGCCAATGTCCGTGCCAATTGTCGTGGAAATGGGCATGGGAAATACCTGGCTGGAAGCGCATTAA
- a CDS encoding toxin-antitoxin system YwqK family antitoxin, with the protein MWRQLGLIALGIALSACGPDVQLVKDGHEEYYVYWDDAHKRYFRHGLYQSFYESGRQRSVGKYEQDIKVGVWTHWYENGQKQGEMDWVDGKPEGVVTEWYKNGQQKNMGTWENGGRHGLSTWWYANGKKEKEVNYIEGEPDGIWTYWDSTGVITKKQYWDRGAFLRVEEEMKR; encoded by the coding sequence ATGTGGCGTCAATTGGGACTTATCGCGCTTGGTATCGCGCTATCTGCGTGTGGACCCGATGTTCAATTGGTAAAAGATGGACACGAAGAATACTATGTGTATTGGGATGACGCTCACAAAAGGTATTTCAGACATGGGTTATACCAGTCATTTTACGAAAGTGGTCGCCAGCGTTCGGTTGGCAAATACGAACAAGACATAAAAGTGGGCGTTTGGACACACTGGTATGAAAACGGACAAAAACAGGGAGAAATGGACTGGGTAGATGGCAAGCCCGAAGGCGTAGTGACAGAATGGTACAAAAACGGACAGCAAAAAAACATGGGGACGTGGGAAAACGGTGGGCGACATGGTCTCTCGACCTGGTGGTATGCAAACGGAAAAAAAGAAAAAGAAGTGAATTACATAGAAGGAGAACCCGACGGAATCTGGACATATTGGGACTCGACGGGTGTCATAACAAAAAAGCAGTATTGGGATCGCGGTGCATTTTTGCGGGTTGAAGAGGAAATGAAACGCTGA
- a CDS encoding GNAT family N-acetyltransferase: MFNWLKKLFAPPVEHLPQLEMFRDHLNNLPEIQQITGYATRTYRSGDEAAWCRIMEGNVGSNWTTEKCRAQLIRDPRFQAENLFFITHNDDPIASACAWKTPGQSPETGEVHMVAAHADHRGKGLGHLLNALVLHRLKDLGYQKAHLKTDDWRLPAIKTYLDAGFQPLNTHESHPERWEAIFAQLKIKK; encoded by the coding sequence ATGTTCAACTGGCTCAAAAAACTATTCGCCCCTCCTGTCGAACACCTGCCGCAACTCGAAATGTTTCGCGACCACCTCAATAACCTGCCCGAAATTCAGCAAATTACCGGTTATGCCACACGCACCTATCGTTCGGGTGACGAAGCCGCCTGGTGTCGCATCATGGAAGGCAATGTAGGCAGCAACTGGACAACGGAGAAATGCCGAGCGCAATTGATCCGCGATCCCCGCTTCCAGGCAGAGAACCTCTTTTTCATCACCCACAACGACGACCCTATAGCCAGTGCGTGTGCCTGGAAAACACCCGGCCAATCGCCAGAAACAGGTGAAGTTCACATGGTCGCCGCGCACGCAGACCACCGCGGCAAAGGACTCGGGCATTTGCTCAACGCCCTCGTCCTCCATCGCTTAAAAGATCTGGGCTATCAAAAAGCACATCTCAAAACCGATGACTGGCGCCTACCGGCTATCAAAACCTACCTCGACGCGGGCTTCCAGCCCCTCAACACCCACGAAAGCCACCCCGAACGCTGGGAAGCCATCTTCGCCCAGCTAAAAATTAAAAAATAA